In Argonema galeatum A003/A1, the genomic stretch GCATCAGACGCTTTCTGAAACTGATTAGCCGTGAAGAGTCCACCATCAGGAAGTCCCGCACCTTGATTTTTTAGACTAATAATGCAACGAACTTTTGGTTTCAGCGTTTTGCCAATCTCATTGAAAAGACTTTCTAAAGCACCATAGTAGGAAGTCTCTTTTACTGCTGCACCAGAAGAACGGATATCGCGCAGATTGCGAAGGTAGGTTTCAAGTGGATTCATCGTCGGTTTTGGCACTAGCTGACTCAGTATGGCACAATCCGCCGCCACCGATCGCCATTAGACATCTCCTTTCAAAGAATGTAGAGACGTTGCATGCAACGTCTCTACAAGGGTTCTAGGTAACGCACCTTTATTTTCTGGAGATGTCTATTCTCTATCCCCCTCTCCTCTGGAGGAGAGGGGGCAGGGGGGGTGAGGTCAACCCACGCAACAAGCTATAACATGAATAAGTGTTAACCACGCAATCTGAGCATGAACTGGCAGGAAGTTTCTGGTAATTGGGTTTACATTCCCCCGCATCCCAAGGCAATTGTCCATTTTCTGGGAGGCGCATTTGTCGCGACTGCGCCCCAAGTCACCTATAGATTATTATTGGAACACCTGGGAAGCCAGGGATACGCAGTTATTGCTACTCCGTTTGTCAATACTCTCGATCATAGTGCGATCGCCAAATCTGTCCTGCAAAGTTTCGATCGCACCATAGATGAATTGCGGACAAAATCTATATTGAAACGCCGATATCTTCCCATCTACGGGATCGGACACAGCATGGGTTCCAAGCTACATTTACTTATAGGTAGCCTATTTCCAGTCGATCGGGCCGGAAATATCTTAATTTCTTTCAATAACTTCGCCGCACGGGACGCCATCCCCTTTGTCGAACAGCTCAATTTCAATCCTGGTTTCAATGTCGAGTTTACGCCTTCGCCAACAGAAACCAACAACTTAATCGCCAGAGGCTACCAAGTCCGGCGCAATCTCCTGGTTAAATTTACCAAAGATACGATCGACCAAACATCCCCTTTAACCGAATTGCTGCAAAAACGCTTTCCTGACATGGTTACAGCTTTAAGCCTCACCGGAAACCATTTGACACCCTTGGGTCAAGATATCAGCTGGCGAAGCGGAAAGGATTTTACACCCTTCGATGCGATCGGTCAATGGGTCAAGCAAGAAATCTATCGAGAATTCAATCAGCTAAAATCGGTAGTGCTACACTGGCTCAATCCGTTGTCCCCATCATAATTTTTCACCAACAACAGACAATTGCGATTGTCAGCCGTGCGAGTATAACTTAGACTTGAGGCTATACTCTTCATCAGTTGCAGGCCCCGCCCTCCCTCAGACTCGTTTTCCTCATTGCTAACCATCTTATTTAGCTTTGCCTCTAAATCGAAGGGGGGGCCAAAGTCCCAAACTCGCATCTCGATACGATCGTCCAATATCGTCACTTCAATATCAATAGGAACTTCTGATGATTGATTTTTATGGGCATGGCGAACAGCATTAGTAAAGGCTTCAGCCAAGGCGA encodes the following:
- a CDS encoding DUF1350 family protein, which produces MNWQEVSGNWVYIPPHPKAIVHFLGGAFVATAPQVTYRLLLEHLGSQGYAVIATPFVNTLDHSAIAKSVLQSFDRTIDELRTKSILKRRYLPIYGIGHSMGSKLHLLIGSLFPVDRAGNILISFNNFAARDAIPFVEQLNFNPGFNVEFTPSPTETNNLIARGYQVRRNLLVKFTKDTIDQTSPLTELLQKRFPDMVTALSLTGNHLTPLGQDISWRSGKDFTPFDAIGQWVKQEIYREFNQLKSVVLHWLNPLSPS
- a CDS encoding ATP-binding protein yields the protein MKGFVKLLASRKSHLQLHTDLKALPQMLSWFEQLHQPPITKKVWLQCQLALAEAFTNAVRHAHKNQSSEVPIDIEVTILDDRIEMRVWDFGPPFDLEAKLNKMVSNEENESEGGRGLQLMKSIASSLSYTRTADNRNCLLLVKNYDGDNGLSQCSTTDFS